A genomic stretch from Sander vitreus isolate 19-12246 chromosome 17, sanVit1, whole genome shotgun sequence includes:
- the mrps5 gene encoding small ribosomal subunit protein uS5m, giving the protein MAASIRVCCALRITLGGAAPLRTVGGVVQVSQLASRASAASLQRTPALPLFPATAWQQTRHGSFFNKLTAEELWRGVLAESGAGARKGRGKRTKRKVKRNLNRGQNIGEGRGGFLWPGLNAPVLKDGNLQTMSRRGESEQQEMQAELVRQRDEWERKRKMKVKRERGWTGNSWGGISLGPPDPGPNGETYEDFDSRIIEVKSVFNMTAKEGRKRSISCLVAVGNGNGAAGFALGKAADRNTALRKAKNRAIHYLYYIERYNNQTIYHDIQSKFKRTTLRMKKQNEGYGLHCHRAVITLCKLIGIKDLYCKVEGSVNLLNITRALFTGLANQEIHQKLADKKQLHVVEFQSQRGPLPMVVASPKDGARPDPEPEDEIPNTRLHWDDVRAAQGIKRSIWAGVKRTIW; this is encoded by the exons ATGGCGGCGTCCATACGTGTGTGCTGTGCCCTCCGCATCACACTCGGAG gtGCAGCACCACTCCGTACTGTAGGGGGAGTAGTTCAGGTATCCCAGTTGGCGAGTCGAGCTTCAGCTGCCTCTCTCCAAAGAACCCCTGCACTTCCACTCTTCCCTGCAACAGCATGGCAGCAAACCAGACATGGCAGCTTCTTCAACAAGT tgacGGCTGAGGAGTTGTGGAGAGGTGTGTTGGCGGAGTCAGGTGCCGGAGCCAGGAAGGGCAGAGGGAAGAGAACTAAACGCAAAGTTAAGAGAAACCTGAACCGAGGACAGAACATCGGAGAAG GTCGTGGTGGCTTTCTGTGGCCTGGTCTGAACGCTCCAGTCCTGAAGGATGGGAATCTGCAGACCATGAGTCGAAGAGGCGAGAGTGAGCAGCAGGAGATGCAAGCTGAACTAG TGCGTCAGAGGGATGagtgggagaggaagaggaagatgaaggtGAAGAGGGAAAGAGGATGGACGGGAAACTCTTGGGGGGGCATCAGCCTGGGCCCCCCTGACCCTGGACCCAACGGAG AAACCTATGAGGACTTTGATTCACGTATTATTGAG GTGAAGAGTGtgttcaacatgacggccaagGAGGGCAGGAAGAGGTCCATCAGCTGCCTGGTCGCCGTGGGAAACGGCAACGGAGCCGCAG GCTTTGCGTTGGGGAAAGCAGCAGACAGAAACACCGCTCTGAGGAAG GCCAAGAACAGAGCGATCCACTACTTGTACTATATAGAACGATACAACAACCAGACCA TTTATCATGACATTCAGTCCAAGTTCAAGAGGACGACGCTCCGCATGAAGAAACAAAACGAAg gttATGGTCTGCACTGCCACCGGGCGGTCATCACTCTGTGCAAGCTGATCGGCATAAAGGACTTGTACTGCAAAGTAGAAGGATCTGTCAATCTCCTCAACATCACCAGGGCCCTTTTCACTGGATTAGCCAATCAG GAAATTCACCAGAAATTGGCCGACAAGAAGCAGCTCCACGTCGTCGAGTTTCAGTCGCAACGAGGCCCGCTGCCCATGGTGGTGGCGAGTCCGAAAGACGGGGCACGCCCCGACCCGGAGCCTGAAGATGAGATCCCCAACACCCGGCTGCACTGGGACGATGTACGGGCCGCGCAAGGAATCAAACGCTCAATCTGGGCGGGTGTCAAACGCACTATCTGGTAG